The Cupriavidus necator N-1 DNA window GGCTCAACCGCTGCCGCGCAACCACTTCTGGCCTTCGCGCGTGCCGCCCGCGCGCTGCTTCTGCACCCGCTTGCGGCGTGCCTGCTTGGGATCGGCGGTCAAGGGCCGGTAAACCTCCACGCGGTCGCCTTCGCGCACCACCGTCTCCGGCGTCTTGAGCTTGCCGAAGATGCCCACCCGCATGGTCGACGGGTCCACCTCCGGACAGGCCTGCTGCAGCCCGGAGCCGACGATCGCCGCGGCAATCGTGGTGCCGGCCGGCACGTCGATCTCCTTCAGGAAGACGGTATCGGGCCGCGCATAGCAGACCGCGATATGCACCGTCCCCGCGCCAGCGTCAGTTGGCGACATATACCACCTC harbors:
- a CDS encoding RnfH family protein, with protein sequence MSPTDAGAGTVHIAVCYARPDTVFLKEIDVPAGTTIAAAIVGSGLQQACPEVDPSTMRVGIFGKLKTPETVVREGDRVEVYRPLTADPKQARRKRVQKQRAGGTREGQKWLRGSG